The following coding sequences lie in one Cronobacter universalis NCTC 9529 genomic window:
- the cbl gene encoding HTH-type transcriptional regulator Cbl, translating into MNFQQLKIIREAARRDFNLTEVANMLYTSQSGVSRHIRELEEELGIEIFIRRGKRLLGMTEPGKALLVIAERILNEASNVRRLADLFTNDASGVLTIATTHTQARYSLPSVIKTFRSLFPEVRLELIQGTPQEIESLLQSGTADIGIASERLSADPALVAYPWFRWHHSLLVPKDHPLTQASPLTLEEISRWPLITYRQGITGRSRIDEAFSRKGLTPDIVLSAQDSDVIKTYVELGLGIGLVAEQASEPHEESLLTRLDTKHLFDANTVWLGLKRGQLQRNYVWRFIELCNAGLSVEEIKQQALEPAGEVVIDYQI; encoded by the coding sequence GTGAATTTCCAGCAACTAAAAATTATTCGTGAGGCTGCGAGGCGGGATTTTAATCTCACCGAAGTGGCCAATATGCTTTATACCTCGCAGTCCGGCGTCAGCCGCCATATTCGCGAACTCGAAGAAGAACTCGGGATTGAGATTTTCATTCGCCGCGGCAAACGGCTGCTGGGCATGACGGAGCCTGGCAAAGCGCTGCTGGTGATTGCCGAGCGCATTCTTAACGAGGCCAGTAATGTCCGCCGATTAGCCGATCTTTTTACCAACGACGCCAGCGGCGTGCTGACTATCGCCACGACGCACACCCAGGCCCGCTACAGCCTGCCGTCGGTGATCAAAACCTTTCGTTCACTCTTCCCCGAGGTGCGCCTTGAGCTGATTCAGGGCACGCCGCAGGAGATAGAATCGCTGTTGCAAAGCGGCACGGCGGATATTGGTATCGCCAGCGAACGCTTAAGCGCCGATCCGGCGCTGGTCGCTTATCCGTGGTTTCGCTGGCATCACAGCCTGCTGGTGCCGAAGGATCACCCGCTCACGCAGGCCAGCCCGCTGACGCTTGAAGAGATCAGCCGCTGGCCGCTCATTACTTACCGGCAGGGCATTACGGGCCGTTCGCGTATTGACGAAGCCTTCAGCCGCAAAGGGCTGACGCCGGATATCGTCCTGAGCGCGCAGGACTCCGACGTTATCAAAACGTATGTCGAGCTGGGGCTCGGCATCGGGCTGGTGGCGGAGCAGGCGAGCGAACCCCATGAAGAGAGTCTGCTCACGAGGCTCGACACAAAGCATCTGTTCGACGCGAACACCGTCTGGCTGGGCCTGAAACGCGGGCAGCTTCAGCGCAACTATGTCTGGCGCTTTATCGAGCTGTGCAATGCCGGGTTGTCGGTTGAGGAGATCAAACAGCAGGCGCTGGAGCCTGCCGGTGAAGTGGTGATCGATTATCAGATTTAG
- the nac gene encoding nitrogen assimilation transcriptional regulator NAC, with protein MNLRRLKYFVKIVDIGSLTQAAEVLHIAQPALSQQVATLEGEMDQQLLIRTKRGVTPTEAGKILYAHARTILRQCEQAQLAVNNVGQTLQGQVSIGLAPGTAASSVTMPLLQAVRAELPDVLVYLHEDSGATLNDKLLSGQLDMAVLYDRAPVAGLTSQPLIKEDLFLVGTRDCPGQSVDLASVAQMNLFLPRDYSAVRKRVDEAFSLRRLTAKIIGEIESVSTLSAAIASGMGVTVLPESAARSLAGSTNGWLARITSPSMTLPLSLNVSSRAPLTPQAQAVKDILLSLVARPALENRELMLVG; from the coding sequence ATGAACTTAAGACGACTGAAATACTTCGTGAAAATCGTCGATATCGGTAGCCTGACGCAGGCGGCGGAAGTGCTGCATATTGCGCAGCCCGCGTTAAGCCAGCAGGTCGCGACGCTCGAAGGTGAGATGGATCAGCAGTTGTTGATCCGCACCAAACGGGGCGTCACGCCAACGGAAGCCGGGAAAATCCTTTATGCGCATGCCCGCACCATTTTGCGCCAGTGCGAACAGGCGCAGCTCGCCGTCAACAATGTCGGCCAGACGCTGCAGGGCCAGGTCTCTATCGGCCTCGCGCCTGGTACGGCCGCCTCCTCGGTGACCATGCCGCTGCTGCAGGCCGTGCGCGCCGAACTCCCTGATGTGCTGGTGTATCTGCATGAAGACAGCGGTGCGACGCTCAACGACAAACTGCTGAGCGGCCAGCTCGACATGGCGGTGCTGTATGATCGCGCGCCGGTGGCCGGGCTCACCAGCCAGCCGCTGATTAAAGAAGATCTGTTCCTCGTTGGTACGCGTGATTGCCCTGGGCAGAGCGTGGATCTGGCGAGCGTCGCGCAGATGAATCTCTTCCTGCCGCGCGACTATAGCGCCGTACGCAAGCGCGTCGATGAGGCTTTCTCGCTGCGCCGTCTGACCGCGAAAATCATCGGGGAAATCGAATCGGTATCCACGCTGAGCGCCGCGATTGCCAGCGGCATGGGCGTAACGGTGCTGCCGGAATCCGCCGCGCGATCGCTTGCGGGCTCTACCAACGGCTGGCTCGCGCGTATTACCAGCCCGTCGATGACGCTGCCGCTCTCGCTCAATGTCTCCTCCCGCGCGCCGTTAACGCCGCAGGCGCAGGCCGTGAAAGATATTCTGCTCTCGCTGGTCGCGCGTCCGGCGCTGGAAAACCGCGAGCTGATGCTGGTAGGCTGA
- a CDS encoding LLM class flavin-dependent oxidoreductase, producing MKKIGFLSFGHWTPSPQSATRTAADALLQSIDLAVAAEELGADGAYFRVHHFARQLASPFPLLAAIGARTRNIEIGTGVIDMRYENPLYMAESAGAADLIAGGRLQLGISRGSPEQVIDGWRYFGYEPAAGENESDMARRHTETLLEVLRGEGFAKPNPQPMFANPPGLLRLEPWSEGLRERIWWGAGSNATAVWAAKLGMNLQSSTLKDDETGEPFHIQQAQQIRAYRAAWAEAGHTRTPRVSVSRSIFPLMDSRDRAWFGNSRDDSDKVGFLDEKTRAIFGRSYAAEPEKLIEQLKQDEAIAEADTLLLTVPNQLGVEYNVHVIESVLRHIAPAMGWRD from the coding sequence ATGAAAAAAATAGGCTTTTTATCATTTGGTCACTGGACGCCATCGCCGCAGTCCGCCACGCGAACCGCCGCGGATGCGCTGCTGCAATCCATCGATCTGGCCGTCGCGGCCGAAGAGCTGGGTGCGGATGGTGCGTATTTCCGCGTGCACCACTTCGCCCGTCAGCTCGCTTCGCCATTTCCGCTGCTGGCCGCCATCGGGGCCAGAACACGCAACATTGAGATAGGCACCGGCGTTATCGATATGCGCTATGAGAACCCGCTCTATATGGCGGAAAGCGCCGGCGCTGCGGATCTTATCGCCGGCGGGCGTCTGCAACTGGGTATCAGCCGCGGATCGCCGGAACAGGTGATCGATGGCTGGCGCTATTTTGGCTATGAGCCTGCCGCCGGTGAAAACGAATCCGATATGGCGCGCCGTCATACCGAGACGCTGCTGGAAGTGCTGCGCGGGGAAGGCTTCGCCAAACCCAATCCGCAGCCGATGTTCGCTAATCCGCCAGGCCTTCTGAGACTCGAACCCTGGTCTGAAGGACTGCGCGAGCGCATCTGGTGGGGCGCAGGCTCCAATGCCACCGCGGTCTGGGCGGCGAAGCTAGGTATGAACCTGCAAAGCTCGACCCTGAAGGATGATGAAACCGGCGAGCCGTTCCACATTCAGCAGGCGCAGCAGATCCGCGCCTACCGCGCCGCCTGGGCAGAGGCCGGGCATACGCGCACGCCCCGTGTGTCGGTGAGCCGCAGCATTTTTCCGCTCATGGACAGCCGGGATCGCGCCTGGTTTGGCAACAGCCGTGACGACAGCGATAAGGTCGGTTTTCTGGATGAGAAAACGCGCGCCATTTTCGGGCGCAGCTATGCGGCTGAACCGGAGAAGCTCATTGAGCAGCTCAAGCAGGACGAAGCGATTGCCGAAGCGGATACCCTGCTGCTGACGGTGCCGAATCAGCTGGGCGTGGAGTACAACGTGCATGTGATTGAGTCAGTGCTGCGGCACATCGCCCCGGCAATGGGATGGCGCGATTAA
- a CDS encoding diguanylate phosphodiesterase codes for MLSTLIYRSRLRGEMDLASLQAIVKQAQTRNAQMQVSGILVFDGHQFLQVLEGPLRSVETLFERISQDARHDFVVELMRDYAPRRHFENVGMALFDLRSVKAHAVLKAVVKSSVVPFNLAREGRVYQFIRSFLRRQNSQQISRQFNPQAWRVDAASPPPPPALVPAVANIACQFALQPIVEPQTCKIKAYEALIRSPEGGSPAALFASMSSKALYDLDLHSKENAFALAKAVNIGSQMISVNLLPGSLVQTPDAVKILLAQIARQGLMPQQVIVEVTESEFISRFDEFEHVIRQLRAAGIHLAIDDFGAGFAGLSLLTRFQPGRIKIDRCIVADIHLHGPKQAIVHGIVRCCAELEITVVAEGVEKVEEWCWLEAAGIKYFQGYLFARPLVNCAPPVSWPVAG; via the coding sequence ATGCTATCTACCCTGATTTACCGCAGCCGGTTGAGAGGTGAAATGGACCTGGCGAGCCTGCAGGCGATTGTGAAGCAGGCGCAAACGCGTAATGCGCAAATGCAGGTCAGCGGCATTCTGGTGTTTGATGGTCATCAGTTTTTACAGGTGCTGGAAGGACCGCTGCGTTCGGTTGAGACACTGTTTGAACGCATCAGCCAGGACGCGCGGCACGATTTCGTTGTTGAACTGATGCGCGACTACGCCCCGCGTCGGCATTTTGAGAATGTCGGCATGGCGCTGTTCGATCTGCGCAGCGTCAAAGCGCATGCGGTGCTTAAGGCAGTGGTGAAATCCAGCGTGGTGCCGTTCAATCTTGCCCGCGAAGGGCGGGTATATCAATTTATTCGTTCCTTTTTGCGTCGCCAGAATAGCCAGCAGATCTCCCGCCAGTTTAATCCGCAGGCCTGGCGGGTCGATGCTGCGTCGCCACCACCGCCGCCCGCCTTAGTACCTGCCGTAGCGAATATCGCCTGCCAGTTTGCCCTGCAGCCGATTGTGGAGCCGCAGACCTGCAAAATTAAAGCGTATGAGGCGCTGATCCGCTCGCCTGAAGGCGGCTCGCCCGCCGCGTTGTTTGCGTCGATGTCCAGCAAAGCGCTGTATGACCTCGATCTCCATTCCAAAGAAAACGCCTTTGCGCTGGCGAAAGCGGTGAATATCGGCAGCCAGATGATCTCGGTTAACCTGCTGCCTGGATCGCTGGTGCAGACGCCGGACGCGGTGAAGATCCTGCTGGCGCAGATCGCGCGCCAGGGACTGATGCCGCAGCAGGTGATTGTCGAGGTCACCGAGAGCGAGTTTATCTCGCGCTTTGATGAGTTTGAGCACGTCATTCGTCAGCTGCGTGCCGCAGGTATCCACCTTGCAATAGACGACTTTGGCGCCGGGTTTGCCGGGCTGTCATTACTGACTCGCTTTCAGCCAGGCCGCATCAAAATCGACCGCTGCATTGTCGCTGATATTCATCTTCATGGCCCGAAACAGGCTATCGTGCACGGCATCGTGCGGTGCTGCGCCGAGCTTGAGATAACGGTGGTGGCCGAAGGCGTGGAGAAAGTGGAGGAGTGGTGCTGGCTGGAAGCGGCGGGCATCAAATACTTCCAGGGCTATCTGTTCGCCAGGCCGCTGGTGAATTGCGCGCCGCCGGTAAGCTGGCCGGTTGCCGGTTAA